gtgcttttacatggaacgattgctGTTTGGGTTCCCGtggtccagcgagaatctgaatgatatcgTTCTGTATAAACGCATgctgactgaacgacgaacgagaagtcTTCCACCTCTCATTCATCAAACTGAATGACTtaccgttccgtgtaaacaggcggtatcacttatgaacgactgcctgcttacgtTGAATGGAGGCGGGCCGGAATGACCCCCGCTCCATTCGACATCCATTCATTtgattatcactgggacaacCTGTAGAGCATCTGTTGGCCAACAGAttgccctgtgtaaaagcacctttaggcctggcacgcatgcgcaaattTGGATTGCGGATCCCGCAATCGCTGTCTGCACGGACGATCTGCGGTAAAACGtgagcattgaaaggcatgcattttcaaattttgtgttcacactcgcagatatgaaCTGCATATTCTGCAAGTGGAAGATAAAtcacaccatgctctattttgctgcagaatccgcccGGAAGGtgtccattgatgtcagtggagtCACCCGACCCGCAGCCcgtatgcaggacagtgcaggaaatacgaataaatggggaaaaaactgtactgcgcatgaccgcctgtgggCCTCGcggatgcggaatccgacccactcgTGAGCCCAACCTTAgcctcttttttttaatatattcccCTTGCCAAGGATATAACCTCTCTTATTTCATCTGGAAGGAAacactagaagcaattggatgaaactgaaagggaggagacacaaattagatattagacagtgagggtgatcaatgagtgaaacaggttaccacaggaggtggtgagttctccttcaatggaagtgttcaaacagcggctggacagacatctgtctgggatgatttagtgatcctgcattgatcagggggttggacccgatgacccttgaggtcccttccaactctaccattctaggagttTCCCGTTACCCGACAGTTGCACATTAGGGGGAGGTAAGATAACAGTTATACAGATCAAAGTTTCAACTGCTGCAGCTATTGTAATTGTGGGTAGCACCATCTCTACTCCTATGGTTTTtatgtttattaattttttccttttttttatagaTAATGATATAACCGTTCCATTTCCTATAGCATTGTCTCCTCGATTATGCTTTACAATTTCCCCCATTTGCTATACCACCAGCCATCCTAAGCCAATCCAACACTTTATTTTATTTGCCACATCAAAGCAGTTTTTAATTGAAAATGCTTACGATAATTGTTTAAATTGATTGACCTACATGAAATGTATTTTAACTTCTTCTTATCATACATTATTCCCCTCTTTTTAACTATCCTTTTCTATGCCCTACCAATGTTTCTTATGtgtgtttttaatatatattataattagagatgagcgaacgtactcgttaggGGCGAGTATgtactctgcaaccccccgctccaccacgccgcccctcggatcttttcacccgagtagccaggtactcgaaaatagcgatgcccgattgcgaaatcgcccttaacgagtatgttcgctcatctctaattataatgtaattTTTCACCCACACCAGTCATTCTGTTCTTCAGAAAGGAGAGTTTagcctccgaaacgcgttgcactgtcTACTTGAGCTCTGTTTAATAAATCCTTTTATACTTCACCCTAGAGGGCTCTGACTCATTCTATCACCTCAACAGTCCACACACGTACACATGTCTAATACCTAGGCCATTCACTAGTGGCAACACACGGCTCACCCTGAGTGCAGGAGTCAATTCTTCCTTTTTTCTATATACTTGGTACCACTTCTGGGGGCCACGCTCCCCAGTTCTCCTCCATGCATGCTCTCGTCTGATGTTCCTACTTTGGGACAGGGTTTCTCCGTTCTTGTGACTTCCACAATTTCTCTGCACTCTATGTGCCTTCTACTATAAACCATCCCAGGTTCCCGTTCCACCCACCACGGACCACCAACAAAAGGCGCTGTCCAGCTCTCTCATTTCTGTTCGAGGATGACATTATGTTGTCTCAGCAGTTAGTATTACGACATAAGATCTACCTGGGCTGTTGTCTTGTCAACACGGTTGTATTTGTCCAGCAGTCGAAGATTATGGACCTTAAGTGGTGGAGCTCCTAACATCTCTAAGACATCAGACTGAGACTCAAGTTTCTGCAGCGCTCTCAAGTAATAGTCTCTCTGGGAAAATGACTCTAAAATTTCAAGAAAcataatattacatattattaCATAAGCAATAACATAATGTGAGAGAGATATTCTGTATGTGATTTCCATATAACTGTCACAATCGCATCTCCTGTACATTAAACCTGGCCAAGTCACCATGTATTTTCTATAAGAACACTAGGTCAAAATCAAGGAAAAATTCCACAAACCGTGAAAAACATCTATAAAACAATAGCCATTTGTacttatacagtatgtttgcttGCAGATTATGCTCCAATGTCCGCTATTGGGTGAAACAGATGACATGTTCCGGACAACATCCTGTCCTTTCAGATGTGTAGCACCAGAAACGTCCAGTGGCTACTTTTTCCCACGACCCCATCAAAAATACATGCCCTTTTATCCAACGCCAACTGATATGTGTATGGTGAAGGTGGAGGATAAAACATTTTTGTGACCCATCCCGAACACTACAACCAACCActcaggccccaatgcaaaatctgtaacagggccccttacctaccatgtgccatctataatactggtgtcttcttatgcgATGAAGAGGCTTTTTGACTCCCTAAGGCTCTAGGGCCCGGTAGCGcttgctacctctgcatcccgTAAAGCTACACTCCTGGTAATATACCTTCCCAGGAGTGGCCGGTATATGGTTGAATATGGatgttagggtagtttcacatctgcatagggctccatttgggaagcaggaaagcggaattctGCGGCCGAACGGCTCTGTCTCTacatggaaccgaacagcgccaggcGGATAACATTAACTAGAATGGGGTCCAGTAAAGCTGGCCGGTTTTGGACAGAAGAAGcattttcagccggatctgcgacggaacctccagcCGACACAGATGGGAAACCACCGAGTCTACATTATGCAAATAAGACAGCAGTAATCATCCTCTCATATCACGTATTGCACTACTTTGTATTATACTCCCTTTTGGTTTTTCATGTACAATGTCTAGCGCTCTGAATGATGGTGATAGGTCTCATTTGGTTTTTAAATATTGACGATGTGCTGTCTGCAGTCTGTATATGCACATCTTAGCCCGATGTGGTGAGGTTTGTTATCacaacaactctgccctcatctctatgcattatgtaactcacactcactcatcatcaccatagcatctacagggtggccACGGAAAAGCAGCCCGGCATCACACTCctttcaaaactgtctaaaagagaaTGTCTTTGTTGTctacaccaaccaatcacagcacggctttTGGTTGGTATAGACAACAAAGCTTTTCATTTAGACGGCCTTCATAAGAGTACAGTGCCAGGCTAATTTTTCGTAGCCCCCTTGTATGACAAAAGTCATTCAACAGCTGtttactgaaaaataaaaatagaaagaaaaacttgcgcagatttaaaaaaaaaaaaatctgccagtGTCTAGTGAAGTGGGCAGGTGGGGAAGATACAAAGGGACATTGGTTTGCATTGACAATTTTGTGCATTCGTAATAGATGACATCTTTGTATTatatctagagttgagcgaacatgctcgtccgagcttgatgctcgttcaagtattagcatactcaatggtgctcgttactcgtgtgagtaccacgccgagttcgacccctcaccacattactacttcctgctgtgacgtgccagcgtgcgcacctccacagcagtatgtggtttgctgagagagggggagagagggggggggcgaagagggggggggggaagagagggggagagggtcttcaatggggttcgttactcgaatagagctcttgaatattatgaaaagctcgactcgaataacaagcacccgagcattttggtgctcgtttatctctaattataactattattcctaattccactgaatcATTTTCCTGAGCCTGgagattatatatatagattatagtcGCCGACCTGGGACCGGCTTTCTACTAGTAAGTCATAAAAAGCTTAGGGCGACTGCCACACAGTcactatttgtaagccaaaaccaggagtggatccaaaaCATGGAAGAGGCACATATTTCTCCCATATACATATTCTCTGAAGGTTCATACATACCGATATAAAGTACTGACCATAGTCCTGCCGTGTGAAAGGGAATATCTGGTCAACTGTAAGGCCACCGATGCTTCCAAAACAACGACATATAACACACAAGCATACCTACATTTGAACCACGGAGGTAAAATAAAATGAATGTTTGGGCGATACTCGTTAAGGagcttttagacagaatgatgatcattcaaaaaatcgttcaaacgagggAAAGTGAGCGATGATTGTTTGGTCTAAACTTGAGCCAACGACTGAAAGTCGAACAAGAATCGTTCGCTTCCtactcgtcgttcattttatgcaatctTAAAAATGGTTGGCTGCTTCGCTTTAAACACTGATCAATCACTCTTTCCCATTTGCCTAAAcagtgaatgattctcattgaacgactatctgcctgtctaaacaggctccacgagagcgaatgagctggtgatgacgtcacttgtgcaaacgagaatcgttcagccTAAAAGGACCGTTACATTCTGGGCTTAAAGCCAATAGAGATCCTGAAGCAGGGCCTTAATCGAGTATTTTGTGCAGCACTAAACCTACCAATGTGTCTGAAGTAAAGTAGTTCCGCAAGGAAGAGTGATTTAGTCCTCAAGAATAATGACCAATATCGAATTATAGGAAGGTTTAGGTGCAATTATTGGCTCAACCAACCAGTACTTAGGAGGTTTACTCATGCGCTGTATAAATAAAGGCACTTATTAGCGTAACCTCTGTCCATATGCTCAATTAGAATGGGTGACAAGTGATACCGGCTGTCAGAAATGTGTGGCTGCCGGTAGCTTTCCCCAGTGGTAGCAGTCTATCCTTGTCGGGCCGGTAGCAGCTACCAGCAGCTACTTTCTCACATGCATGTTGTATTATGGTGTTTCCTAAATGAATGCAGTAATGATTTGGACTGTGCTTACTACAGACCCCTTTGTCTGAtgatataataataatccttatttgtatagcgccaacgctTTAAAGGACCATACACAGTGCAATATACGACAGCACACAATGAGCGCCGACACCTGGAAGGTTAGAAAAACTTTTTCACAAGACTACAAGTATCCGGAGGCCTATTATTACGCATCGAGCCTCAGACAGCTCGTCCGCTTCCTGAAATGAGATATGGATTTAAACGTTACTCCATGCGTCTTCACAAAAGCAAACAATCTAAAAATCTGGAATATGTGAGAAAGGAGAAGCGTATAATAGAAGCTGCACATTCCACTTACTCTGGATTAAAAAATACATCAAGGTACATCCTCCTCCAGAAAATATACCAAGAAAAATGGCCAACTCTTTAAGGTTCTTCCAAGGCACTGGCATCCTTCCTGTAGAAACAAGCACAGATGTTCAGTCTTCTTTGGTCAACTAACTTGTAACTAGAAGATAGCAaatcgagatgagcgagcatactcactaaggacaattactcgatcgagcattgtccttagtgagtatctccccgctcagaagaaagggttcggctgccggcgcgggtgagagggcagtgagcgggggggggggacagagggagagagagatctcccctacgttcctccccgctcccccccgcagctccccgcccgccgacggcagccgaatcttttcttctgagcaggcaggtactcgctaagggcaatgctcgatcgagtaattgcccttagcgagtatgctcgctcatctctaatagcaaacaATAAAGAGATCCTACACAATCTATACGAGATAGGTGCTCGCGCTTTACCTGCTATGAGACGTCATACGCCATCGACTAAAATACTTTCTGGTTCATCTCCTTTTATCACATGTTGTTTTGTATAATGAGGGTTCAATAAGTCAAGTGCAATTACGTATTATCCAACTACGGTACATCACTGGCATACACGAGCCATTCCAGATCATCTTTGTAGGATTTGCTCTCCGGCACAAGTTGGTTTTCAGAATCTTTAAGCCACTTGACGGGATTAGCAAAATCTATACTAATTTACACGTCTTCAACCGTAATTGCACTAAAAGATAAAGCGTTGACCTTTGTAGAACTCTTTAGCTTTGTAGTCTCAGTAAAAAGCAGTTTCAAGACTGAGGGATAATCCTGGACAGCAAAGAATGTAAACAGAAGAATAAAAATTCCAAGCAAGACAAAATTCAAATGTTTAAAAATTTAATTGCCTTTTTATTTTTCGAACTTTGACTTAGTATTTATATGATCTCCTTGACCGAAACTGGTAGAAGGATGAGGAATGTGGAGGACAATTGTCATTCTATAAAATCTTTTCCTTAACAGGCCTTTTCGATGCCATAAAATATTTCTTCAGTTGATCAAGGCAAGTGCATAGGCAAGCatatggtagagtatgtaaagaGAGAGGGAGATCCGTAGATGGGATCAAACACGATCCCTTCTTGTGTTGCCAAGCTTTGCCGCCTAGTCTTTACTTCCCCATCCATACCTTCACCAATTCCCCAACTCCTTGTATGCTAACAATGAAGTTCCTCTGGAGAGGGAAGTCCTGCATTGGTTCTCACAACCTACTAGCAAAGTGGATGGAGCCAACCCGGACTGGATCTCCTATCTCCTAGGGcccatggtctgcctctatgaaTCTTCACCTTTGCATACAATTTAAATGCAGTATGAATATATTTTTGTGTTATGACATAGtcactagtgatgagtgagcatactcgctacgggcaattgctcgagcgagcatttaccttagcgagtacctgcccgttcaagAGAAAAAGTTCGGCTGAgggcggcaggcagggagtggtaatggagagcggggaggaacggaggggagatctctctctccctctccccctgctcactgccgcaactcacctgtcacacgCGGCAGCagcgaaccttttctctcgagcgggcaggtacttgctaagggcaatgctcgctcatcactaatagtcATATAAACGTAGCCAATAAGACAAAGTCATAAAATAAACTTAAGGCccgtttagatggaacgattatcatttaaaaaatcgttgaaacaagtgaaagtgaatcgTTAGGTCTAAAcgcaagccaacgactgaacgatgaatgagccaatgatgtgtctgcctgtataaacaggatgCCTGAGTGAACTCTGAggtcattcgctcgttcaaacgataatcgtttggtgtaaaaggACCCATGGACAGAACTTAAGGAAATGCTGATAAGGGGACCATGAGTCTATAAATCATAGACCCGAGAAACTAACTGCAAAGTACATGTAATTCCAGGGGATAATCTgacatttaaaatgtaaaaaatgcattGTTAAGGCGGATAACACGGAAATATTCATTAATCGGGAGTCCTAATTTTCTATGGTTGACTCTGCTAGAAGGAATGCCATGCTTCATTTGTGTAGATACATCGGCATTCATGAGATCCAACAATTGGGTGAGAAAATCATCTCCATGCGTGGATCTTTAAAAGGATGATGCTCCAATCCAATGAGGTACTGTGGAATGAAATGGATTACGATTAGGATGACCGTGACGCCGATTTAGCACATCATTCTTGGTATGCATGTTGTGAATTCCCTCCATTACGGGTGACATCAACATCTCACGGTGGAGTGTCCTGTTTCGTCTTAGACTGAAAAATTACTTGTGCTGCCGGCTCAAGATCATCAtgagattttttttaaccattatagTCATTACTTTCTTTTCCTCTCAATAGACCTAAATAGAAGTGCAGTCCGAGAGTTACATCACcatcttttacttttttaactttgtttcatTGATCACTTAATGAGTTTGGCATATAAGTTCATTCCATATATCAGTGATGGTATTATGACAATAAACTCAGGTCTGACTTGTTTCTCAATATCATTTACAACTTCTATTGTCCGTTACATGTATCCCATGATGATGATtgtccgttcagtcgcatccgaccacCGGTTACTCTATGTTCTCTATGTCAATGTTCTCTGCAAATTCCTGTCTTtgacggcttctttcagttccgcgaTTGACTTGTTCTTTga
This genomic window from Eleutherodactylus coqui strain aEleCoq1 chromosome 12, aEleCoq1.hap1, whole genome shotgun sequence contains:
- the COA1 gene encoding cytochrome c oxidase assembly factor 1 homolog; the protein is MPVPWKNLKELAIFLGIFSGGGCTLMYFLIQKSFSQRDYYLRALQKLESQSDVLEMLGAPPLKVHNLRLLDKYNRVDKTTAQIKIPVSGATRGGYLYSKAVKDQVHQRWNLQEVMLKLNNGVSVPIYNSDVANNEGEDKYGS